AATAATGATCTAAACTATGAATTTCTTTTGGGCGAGCTTGGCGAGGAATGAAATCTAAACTTGCATTTCCAATGCTTACCAAACCGAAATAATTTGTAATACAGGATTCAACAAACGTATCGGTTGGTAATGGCACTTTTCCCGGAGAGTACCATCCTTCTTGACCTTTGTTTTTGAATATAGTCATTGAAGGATTTCCAATTTGAATACTCAAACATTGGAGTATAAAGAGAACCATTGGGAAAAACAAAAAACGTTTCATACTACTGACTTGTATCGAAAAAATAGAAATAGGAAAAACGAACTCCCCGATCCATCGCATTGTCTGCTTTTGGCAGAACACCCAATAAAACCGAAAAACTAAAAGTTCCAAAACTTTCTGTGTTCATAGAGATTCCTGGATAAAGATTAAAATATCGTAGGTTTTTATCAGCAATTTTGTCCAAAGGTTCCCTATATTCAAGTTCAGTAAAAATTCGAACTGAGTCTGCAATAGCAAAAGATGGCGCAATTCCAACTTGATAATAACGTTTGAATTCTTCCAAACTAGATTCTTTCCCATGCCTGTTTGTTTCAGTTTGAAAACGAAACTCTGACATGATTTGAAAAATGCCATATTTATAACCCAATCCGAAGTTTGGTCGGACTAAATAGAAATCTGGATTTTCTCTTTCTCTGAATTCTGTATTTCTTTTCTTATCATAGAGTCTCAATCCCGCTCCGATTAAAAATTGGGAAGAACCATTTTCAAAAATTTTGCCATATTTGATTCCAGCATTCCAACGATCCCAAGTGATTTCCTTTGCAGTATCAGTTTGCGAATATTGGTTTCTGCCGATGGAAGTAACAACTGAAAATGACTCGGTGAGTTTATATTCCCCTTCTATATTTAGGTTTTTGTTTATTTCTTTGACTTGGTTGAAGTCTTTGTCCCAATAACTGAGATTTCCTCTGAGTTTTGTATAAACAGCAACCGGTTCAATTTGAAGCGGATGTGCAAATCCATTGTTTGCCGCTTGAGAGAACAAAGACGAAGTTACAAAAAGAAAAAAGAGAGCGATAATTTTATTTTTCATATTACAATCCTATATTAGTGATTGGGTAGATAATTCTTGCCAACTTATCAGCAAGTAGTGTATAACCTAAGTTATTTGCATGAATACAATCTAACATTAATTCTGCACGAGAATTTGGCCTTCCCCCCAGTGTACTTCTCAAATCGACATAGATCAACGAAGGTTCCTCGCGAGTCACTTCTAAGAGAAGATTGTTGAATGCATCAACTTGGTTTGAAGTAAACACAGCAGCATCAGGAACAATTAAACCAATTTTATCAAACTTTGTTTTACAACCTTCCTCAGAACCGGCAATCACAGGTGGCATGTATGGGTTGGGATAATCATAACCATGAATGATCCATTTTATTGGCGCACCGCCAAAGCGAGCGATTTTATATGCGTTCCCGGTAATGATCAATTGTTTGAGATTTGCTTTGATTGTAGCAAAACGTTGCGCTTGTACCGTATCGATCTTTCCAATATATTCAGAAAGGTTTGCTTGGATATCATTTCCACCCAATGAAAGAAGAACTACTTTCATATCGGCTCCACCTTGATCAATCACTTGGAATTGAAGGCCTTGGCTCACGACTCCTTGTAAGGTTTTTCCACCCAAGGTGGCACCAGCAAATTTATAATGATATCGATTTTCCAGTTGTGGCCTTAGAGTTTCAACCATTGGGAATCCGAGAAGAATGTCTGTCCAACTGTCACCAATGATTCCCGTTTTTGCAGGTGTTTCTCCATTGCAAATGGCATACGTTGTACATAAAAGGTTTGCACCGACATCTTCGAAGTAATCCTTTTTTGTATCACAATGGATGAGGAATGCTGTTATTCCTAACAAAAGTGTGTATTTAAGTTTTTTCATTTGGTTTTGTTTCCTTCCAGATATGGTCCATGATAAATGCGCAAGATAGATCGCCGGTCAGATTTACTGAAGTTCTACACATATCTAAAAACCGGTCAACTCCAAAAAGAATAGTGATTCCTTCGACTGGAATTTGAAAGGTATAAAGGATGGATGCGAGAATAACAAGGCCAACACCCGGCGTAGCTGCCGTTCCAATTGAAGCTGCCGTTACCGTTCCAACTAACAAAAATAAGTCTAAACCATTTAAGTCAACTTGATACACTTGGCTAAGAAATACCGTGGCTACTGCTTGGTACAAAGCAGTTCCATCCATGTTAATCGTAGCACCGAGAGGAAGAACAAAGTCAGCGACTGTTTCTTTTAATTTTAATTTTTCTTTCGCCACTTTTAAGGAATAAGGTAGGACTGAGCTGGAACTAGAAGTCGAAAAACCAAGCAAAGGGATTTCACGAACTTGGTTCAGAAAACGAGCCGGATTTTTCCTAGTGAAGAGAAACACCAAGATTCCATAAAAAATTAAAATACAAATAAGTCCAAGGAGAACGGTTCCAATATAAGAAACTAAGCCCATTACTAATGAAAACCCAATTTGTACCATAGCATAACTCATAAGACCTAAAACAGCTAAAGGAGCTAACTTCATTGTCACCTTAACGACCCATAAACAAAAACTCTCTAGAGAATGACAGAATGCTTTTAAGGCAGCACCTGAGTCACGGGAAGTCAGAAAAAATATTCCTAAAATCATTCCGAAAAAAACAACAGATAACATTTGTTGTTTGGACCAAACGTTTACTAAGTTTTTTGGTATAATATTGGCTATGATTTCCGGTATGGATTCTTGTTTCGTGTCTAAAGCAGCAGGCGGATTATTTTGGTTTGAAGTGATTGTTTGATTCTGGATCTGATTTCCTGGTTTGATGATGAGGGTGAGGGAAATTCCAATGTTTACTGACACTACTGTTGTAAAGATAAAGTATAATAATGTTTTACTTCCTAAATTCCAAAGATCTTTTAAGTTTCTTAGACTAGAGACTCCCAATGCAATTGAAACAATTACTAGTGGAATCATAATCATTTGTAGTAGATTTAAAAAAATATCTCCAGGTAGTTTCATCCATGGTAAATAAGGTTTTAAATTAAGAGCAGAAACAAACCCAGATTCGGGATTCAAAAAAATTCCGAAAACTAAACCTAACAATAAAGATACGAGAATTTGGATCCAAAAAGGAATTTTGGGAAAGAACATTCCCAAATTATATCTTTTGGAAATTCTATGTAAATGAAATTAAATGATTACGTAGGTTTGGAAGAGTCGGATTTTGTGGAAAATTTTTGCGCCGTTTTTGATTTTTCGAATTTCTACAGTGTATTCATCTTTTGCACGTTGAATTTCTTTCATTGTTTTATGAAGGACTGCTTTTTTTTCAGGACGATTGTCCCATTTATAAGCTGCCTCTTGGCGCATTAGTTTTTCTTCTAACTGACGAATGGTTTTTTGGTGAGAAAGTTCCACTTTGTATTCTTCTTTTTGAAAAATAGACAAGGTTTCCTTTCTTAGGATTTCTTTTTTAGTTTCTGCTTCCGTTTCGACAACCGGATA
This genomic stretch from Leptospira meyeri harbors:
- a CDS encoding TRL-like family protein; its protein translation is MTIFKNKGQEGWYSPGKVPLPTDTFVESCITNYFGLVSIGNASLDFIPRQARPKEIHSLDHYYKNQYFFFQELCLHIVGR
- a CDS encoding SGNH/GDSL hydrolase family protein; its protein translation is MKKLKYTLLLGITAFLIHCDTKKDYFEDVGANLLCTTYAICNGETPAKTGIIGDSWTDILLGFPMVETLRPQLENRYHYKFAGATLGGKTLQGVVSQGLQFQVIDQGGADMKVVLLSLGGNDIQANLSEYIGKIDTVQAQRFATIKANLKQLIITGNAYKIARFGGAPIKWIIHGYDYPNPYMPPVIAGSEEGCKTKFDKIGLIVPDAAVFTSNQVDAFNNLLLEVTREEPSLIYVDLRSTLGGRPNSRAELMLDCIHANNLGYTLLADKLARIIYPITNIGL
- a CDS encoding dicarboxylate/amino acid:cation symporter, with amino-acid sequence MFFPKIPFWIQILVSLLLGLVFGIFLNPESGFVSALNLKPYLPWMKLPGDIFLNLLQMIMIPLVIVSIALGVSSLRNLKDLWNLGSKTLLYFIFTTVVSVNIGISLTLIIKPGNQIQNQTITSNQNNPPAALDTKQESIPEIIANIIPKNLVNVWSKQQMLSVVFFGMILGIFFLTSRDSGAALKAFCHSLESFCLWVVKVTMKLAPLAVLGLMSYAMVQIGFSLVMGLVSYIGTVLLGLICILIFYGILVFLFTRKNPARFLNQVREIPLLGFSTSSSSSVLPYSLKVAKEKLKLKETVADFVLPLGATINMDGTALYQAVATVFLSQVYQVDLNGLDLFLLVGTVTAASIGTAATPGVGLVILASILYTFQIPVEGITILFGVDRFLDMCRTSVNLTGDLSCAFIMDHIWKETKPNEKT